In Colletotrichum destructivum chromosome 8, complete sequence, the following proteins share a genomic window:
- a CDS encoding Putative UPF0658 Golgi apparatus membrane protein, whose amino-acid sequence MNGSRPSSGASGPFGFGFMGVKWPRIFFLIALVQAIICLAFECYVFWKFQTSLTDQDTQETTDANTDSPRRIIPTFLTLFIFGFLYELVVVWDALRAKNTIQVIGVCIANLALMVYTAIQVEQIEEALGQLRDNGSLKNPQDNMWVDVKPYLVAIPCILGFCTIAMAFTAWKLYQVFAWDILKTIGADYRMKKRFLHYQIYIALLKFDFFFFLGFTVQFLVIVTLKTDTEFGLTIAAVPITIAILLLAAWFTRIENKIGMSIVIVCYLGGLTYFLYKLVRIYQPHTEQQYRAVRKSLTAFAVITIILIICTIANCIICMRNFGAGLKNHLRKPSRDVEKNPDLNSINLQDVKPQIASRMTID is encoded by the exons ATGAACGGCTCACGTCCCAGTAGCGGTGCGAGTGGCcccttcggcttcggcttcatGGGTGTCAAGTGGCCAAGgatcttcttcctcatcgctCTCGTCCAGGCCATAATCTGTCTGGCCTTCGAGTG CTACGTCTTCTGGAAATTCCAGACAAGCTTGACCGATCAGGATACCCAAGAAACGACAGACGCCAATACCGACTCGCCAAGGCGGATAATCCCGACATTCCTGACGCTTTTCATCTTCGGCTTCCTGTACGAGTTGGTTGTTGTCTGGGACGCGTTGCGAGCGAAGAACACCATTCAAGTTATTGGCGTGTGCATTGCCAACCTCGCACTGATGGTTTACACTGCCATCCAGGTCGAACAAATCGAAGAGGCGCTGGGTCAACTGAGGGACAACGGCTCTCTCAAGAACCCGCAAGACAACATGTGGGTCGACGTAAAACCGTACTTGGTCGCCATCCCCTGCATCCTGGGCTTTTGTACCATTGCCATGGCCTTCACTGCCTGGAAGCTCTACCAAGTCTTTGCTTGGGACATTCTTAAGACTATAGGAGCCGACTACAGGATGAAGAAGCGTTTCCTGCACTACCAG ATTTATATCGCACTTCTGAAGTTCgacttcttctttttcctcgGCTTCACTGTTCAGTTTTTGGTTATTGTTACGCTCAAAACCGACACCGAATTCGGTCTtaccatcgccgccgtccccaTTACTATTGCCATTTTGCTTTTGGCTGCCTGGTTCACCAGGATCGAGAATAAGATCGGCATGTCCATCGTCATTGTCTGctacctcggcggccttACCTACTTCCTCTACAAGCTCGTCCGGATTTACCAGCCACACACGGAACAACAGTACAGGGCGGTGCGTAAATCGCTCACTGCCTTTGCTGTCATCACCATTATCCTCATTATTTGCACCATCGCCAACTGCATCATCTGCATGCGCAACTTTGGTGCCGGCCTGAAGAACCACCTCCGAAAGCCGTCTCGGGACGTTGAAAAGAACCCGGACCTCAATTCCATCAATCTGCAAGATGTCAAACCACAGATTGCGAGCAGAATGACGATCGATTAA
- a CDS encoding Putative Zinc finger, RING-type, CRA domain, CTLH/CRA to LisH motif domain, Fyv10 family encodes MDEHNPMMTLQAELARFRKATLNSAVRDADKLLDLLVQAREQIANASDPHRASLTMTKLQNPVNAGFEAINNDLKDVSKAQKTFGKALDKSFPQRPLSTDYDAMAAYPSLINRAVAMHMLREGQFSVASTFLREAHERPPPSSPNHAALDADIHSLQSQELQDKFANMYGILHELKNRNLVPAIEWARLNGDELEARGSNLEFELSKLQFVWLFKGPEVNDLPDNACNGRTGALAYAQTSFGRFQARHLKEIQQLSCAMVYASNIAQSPYANVFDTSAAFDDVALSFTREFCSLLGLSAESPLYVAATAGAIALPQLIKYTTYMKAKRTEWTTENELAFETPLPRSMIYHPIFVCPVSKEQTTEQNPPMMLPCGHVICKESLQRLTKGSRFKCPYCPNEGHIKDAREIKL; translated from the exons ATGGACGAACATAACCCCATGATGACGCTTCAGGCGGAGCTCGCTCGTTTCCGCAAAGCGACACTCAACTCGGCCGTCAGGGACGCGgacaagcttctcgacctGCTCGTTCAGGCGAGAGAGCAGATCGCCAATG CGTCCGACCCGCACCGCGCGAGCTTGACCATGACCAAACTCCAGAATCCCGTCAACGCAGGCTTCGAGGCAATTAACAATGACTTGAAGGACGTCTCAAAAGCACAAAAGACCTTTGGCAAGGCCCTCGACAAG TCTTTCCCTCAGCGGCCCCTTTCGACAGATTACGATGCTATGGCCGCCTATCCCTCGCTGATCAACCGTGCCGTCGCCATGCACATGCTGCGCGAGGGCCAGTTCAGCGTGGCCTCAACCTTTCTCCGCGAAGCCCACGAGCGGCCTCCCCCTTCGTCCCCGAATCACGCGGCACTCGACGCCGATATACACTCGCTTCAGTCTCAGGAGCTCCAGGACAAGTTCGCAAACATGTACGGGATCTTGCACGAGCTCAAGAATAGGAACCTTGTACCGGCGATCGAGTGGGCGCGACTCAACGGCGACGAACTCGAAGCCCGCGGCTCCAACCTCGAGTTTGAGCTCAGCAAGCTGCAGTTCGTTTGGCTTTTCAAAGGACCCGAAGTTAACGACCTTCCAGACAATGCCTGCAACGGCCGCACAGGAGCTCTCGCCTACGCCCAGACCAGCTTCGGCCGCTTCCAAGCTCGCCACCTCAAGGAAATCCAGCAGCTATCGTGCGCCATGGTGTACGCGTCCAACATCGCCCAGTCACCCTACGCCAACGTCTTCGacacctcggccgccttcgacgACGTCGCTCTCTCCTTCACGCGCGAGTTCTGCTCCCTGCTCGGCCTGTCCGCTGAGTCGCCCCTCTacgtcgccgccacggccggcgccatcgccctgccgcagctcATCAAGTATACCACCTACATGAAGGCCAAGCGCACTGAGTGGACGACGGAAAACGAGCTCGCCTTTGAGACACCCCTTCCCCGCAGCATGATCTACCACCCCATCTTTGTCTGCCCCGTAAGCAAGGAGCAGACAACGGAGCAAAACCCGCCCATGATGCTGCCATGCGGTCACGTCATCTGCAAGGAATCACTGCAGCGCCTGACCAAGGGGTCTCGCTTCAAGTGTCCGTACTGCCCGAATGAGGGCCATATCAAAGACGCTCGGGAGATCAAGTTGTAG
- a CDS encoding Putative quinoprotein alcohol dehydrogenase-like superfamily: MQLSSVARPLQRDHYLTPVTGLSFFNARDCETYLLAGEDSELKVYNLEGRLCCQLKIFRAQPIQGIHVSAGGGEDGHQRRHVLLWGNQAVTVVPASAVEELILRGGQQADEPSVSVSIVEAKAPDWIYDGAISPEEPGRGVLVTAHNEVLEFHIGDDDRTLQFGRIVSPSRPILYSANLTWVSKTTVLVVGGTVFGEIIVWKCHFSDGAAGPEKKPWSELLFVFTGHEGSIFGVDISPEIDVGKGKKARLLASCSDDRTIRVWDITERPEAPRVQYDAFGEARETGFGGAAAADLTATQVASSAPLAMVMGHVSRIWHVRFPRTLNELPRGSTATVYSFGEDSTLQTWSLEINVEQWRRRSLTSAAADEIHVGAKIMHKETHARHDGKHIWATALTQMADGEVLIATGGADSKINLLSDRSRTAGVQNDVSKAGDSPTELRTLVMRDVVRKLPARNPDFAIPSEVKEAFHRFAFISRDVLLATSTTGRLLLGTFGAELTWSEVGTDVETLQSLRACTSLKSPARGVALLGTAGRKVFLYKDSTIQQVGTVPGKIADIFCLSRGSGDMDESPSKLEFLVTMLGGEEAMQILTLDLKTTAITSMVPVPELDNRFVVTAACQINDILILGSRHGYMSVFRRADGQLTSLVAPDRRTNDAITSISRLETSSSSFTTPHIITTSRDGNYRIYELAAADSSFSSSSPLYLRHETAPTAVPNLEDAWLVDTELILCGFRSKNFVVWNETHHEELLRIDCGGAHRAFAYTPHGSRSDGGGLRFVFNKAATLGVYVQPRAVSATVYHRTLKRGSHGREVRTIAYSGRRYIATGAEDTAIRIWQHVAVSGPSERRELRCVKVVKVHTAGLQSLKWLGEELLFSCSGNEEFMVWRAGDLGDVAGLGLMREAVFTDRSADGDLRITSFDVEGLADGAVAITMAFSNSLVKTYRYTPARGFELLFKGQYTGACLTQARHLRVREGVFDVITAATDGCLAVWRSKGAGYVLRHTARIHQSSIKALDVHPLSADRVAVLTGGDDNALGITTLESSADGGFAPASRAGVRKAHAAAINGLTVLRTTTDGRGVVFVTASNDQRVKMWRLGWRGGVEEVTMVADEYSGVADAGDVEVIGDEMVVVGGVGLEVWDWGAGEV, translated from the exons ATGCAGTTA TCATCCGTAGCCCGGCCCCTGCAACGAGACCACTATCTCACCCCAGTCACTGGCCTCAGCTTTTTCAACGCCAGGGACTGTGAGACCTATCTCCTCGCCGGGGAGGACTCGGAGTTGAAAGTCTACAATCTCGAAGGTCGGTTGTGCTGCCAGCTCAAGATCTTCCGCGCCCAGCCCATCCAGGGCATTCACGTcagtgccggcggcggggaggatGGCCACCAACGGCGGCATGTGCTTCTCTGGGGAAACCAAGCGGTGACCGTGGTCCCCGCCAGCGCTGTTGAAGAGCTTATCCTGCGCGGTGGGCAACAAGCGGACGAGCCTTCGGTTTCGGTCAGCATCGTGGAGGCCAAGGCGCCGGACTGGATTTACGACGGCGCCATCTCGCCCGAGGAGCCGGGCCGCGGAGTGCTGGTCACGGCACACAACGAGGTCCTGGAATTCCACATCGGGGACGACGACAGAACGCTCCAGTTCGGTCGCATCGTCTCGCCCTCTCGGCCAATCTTGTACTCGGCCAACCTCACGTGGGTATCAAAGACGACCGTGCTGGTGGTTGGGGGCACTGTTTTTGGCGAAATCATCGTCTGGAAGTGCCACTTCTCTGATGGCGCAGCGGGGCCGGAAAAGAAGCCGTGGAGCgagctcctcttcgtcttcaccgGCCATGAAGGCTCCATCTTTGGCGTGGACATCTCCCCCGAGATCGACGTCGGCAAGGGAAAGAAGGCAAGGCTGCTAGCCAGCTGTAGTGACGACAGGACGATCCGCGTATGGGATATCACGGAGAGACCCGAGGCGCCGCGGGTGCAGTACGACGCCTTTGGCGAGGCCCGTGAGACGGGATtcggaggcgccgccgccgcggaccTGACTGCGACTCAAGTCGCCTCCAGCGCACCCCTGGCCATGGTCATGGGCCACGTCTCGCGCATCTGGCACGTCAGGTTCCCGAGGACGCTGAACGAGCTGCCCCGGGGCTCCACCGCGACGGTCTACTCCTTTGGCGAGGACTCGACGTTGCAAACTTGGTCGCTGGAGATTAATGTTGagcagtggcggcggagatCTCTAACTTCCGCGGCCGCGGACGAGATTCATGTCGGGGCCAAGATCATGCACAAGGAGACGCACGCCCGTCACGACGGCAAGCACATCTGGGCTACGGCGCTCACGCAGATGGCAGACGGGGAGGTGCTGATTGCTACGGGCGGTGCTGATAGCAAGATCAACCTCCTCTCGGACCGCTCACGCACGGCTGGCGTTCAAAATGACGTATCCAAGGCGGGAGATTCGCCGACCGAGTTGCGGACTTTGGTGATGCGGGACGTGGTTCGCAAGCTGCCGGCCCGCAACCCGGACTTTGCGATCCCGTCGGAGGTGAAGGAGGCATTCCACCGGTTCGCGTTCATCTCGAGGGACGTCCTGCTTGCTACCAGCACTACAGGCCGGCTTCTGCTCGGCACATTCGGGGCGGAACTGACGTGGTCCGAGGTAGGGACCGATGTAGAGACGTTACAGTCGCTGAGGGCTTGCACGAGTTTGAAGAGCCCGGCGCGGGGCGTGGCGCTTCTGGGCACCGCGGGCAGGAAGGTATTCTTGTATAAGGACTCGACCATTCAGCAGGTTGGCACGGTACCCGGCAAAATTGCCGACATCTTTTGCCTGAGTCGCGGTTCAGGGGATATGGACGAATCCCCCTCAAAACTGGAGTTCCTCGTCACGAtgcttggcggcgaggaggccatgcAGATCCTGACGCTAGACCTAAAGACGACCGCGATAACCTCTATGGTCCCTGTCCCCGAGCTCGACAACAGATTCGTCGTCACGGCCGCCTGCCAGATCAACGATATCCTCATCCTTGGCTCTCGCCATGGGTACATGTCTGTCTTCCGCCGCGCTGACGGGCAACTCACATCGCTCGTGGCACCAGACCGCCGCACCAACGATGCCATAACCTCCATCAGCCGCCTAGagacgtcgtcctcttctttcACGACGCCCCACATCATCACAACGAGCCGCGACGGGAACTACCGCATCTACGaactcgccgccgcagactcctccttctcctcttcatccccgCTCTACCTCCGCCACGAGACTGCGCCCACCGCCGTGCCCAACCTCGAAGACGCCTGGCTCGTCGACACAGAGCTCATACTCTGTGGCTTCCGCAGCAAGAACTTCGTCGTCTGGAACGAGACGCATCAcgaggagctcctccgcATCGattgcggcggcgcgcaCCGCGCCTTCGCCTACACGCCGCATGGTAGCAgaagcgacggcggcggcttgcgcttcgtcttcaacaaggccgccacTCTGGGCGTCTATGTCCAACCGCGCGCCGTTTCCGCCACCGTCTACCACCGCACTCTCAAGCGCGGTTCGCACGGCCGCGAGGTCCGCACGATTGCCTACTCTGGGCGCCGGTACATCGCCACGGGTGCCGAAGACACAGCGATCCGCATCTGGCAGCACGTCGCTGTCTCCGGGCCATCCGAGCGACGGGAACTGCGCTgcgtcaaggtcgtcaaggTTCATACGGCGGGGCTGCAGTCCCTCAAGtggctcggcgaggagctgctgtTCAGCTGTAGCGGCAACGAGGAGTTTATGGTCTGGCGggccggcgacctcggcgacgtggCGGGGCTGGGTCTCATGCGCGAGGCCGTGTTCACGGACAGGAGCGCGGACGGGGATCTCAGAATCACGAGTTTCGACGTCGAGGGATTGGctgacggcgccgtcgccatcaccatggCGTTTTCGAACTCCTTGGTCAAAACGTATAGGTACACGCCCGCGCGGGGCTTCGAGCTCCTCTTCAAGGGGCAGTATACAGGCGCTTGTCTGACGCAGGCGCGGCACCTCCGGGTCCGGGAGGGCGTATTTGACGTCATCACGGCCGCAACAGATGGATGTCTGGCGGTCTGGCGGTCGAAGGGGGCCGGGTACGTTCTCCGGCACACGGCGCGGATTCATCAGAGCAGCATCAAGGCTCTCGATGTACACCCTCTGTCCGCTGACCGGGTTGCGGTGCTTACTgggggcgacgacaacgcgCTGGGCATCACGACTCTCGAGTCATCTGCAGACGGCGGCTTtgcgccggcgtccagggcGGGCGTCAGAAAGGCCCACGCGGCGGCTATCAACGGGCTCACGGTGCtccggacgacgacggacggcCGGGGGGTGGTCTTCGTGACGGCGAGCAATGACCAGCGAGTCAAGATGTGGAGGCTCGGGTGGCGCGGTGGTGTAGAGGAGGTCACGATGGTGGCGGACGAGTACAGCGGCGTCGCGGACGCgggcgatgtcgaggtcATTGGGGACGAGATGGTGGTTGTCGGAGGCGTCGGGTTGGAGGTTTGGGACTGGGGGGCTGGGGAGGTCTAA
- a CDS encoding uncharacterized protein (Putative membrane protein SUR7/Rim9-like, fungi) — protein sequence MGVGRVICVALPFILTVGSLIFLLVAALGGVSNKDLYMFRVNLTDLEINPASVSSIVSRDVNAVSFGNYHDRALLTADGDNAITKAATDGTQTNNITAADLGLDNLYDITLWGYCTTDSNGDKTCTKAKFDWAADYLNTSTLETIGTAAGRKIELPDEVTTALSAFKTATKWTQVAYIIAFIALGLEIVFGIFANCTRVMSCVTFLVASVASLAVCASAALSTAMSVIVVGAVEGSAKFYGVSAGFNNSFLALVWISAALALGAGFFWMFTICCCAPNHTKKAKRNSDGEKLLPQTGTYQPIQEENGYYKQQQATQYGAPRYASGARGDMAYEPYSHRS from the coding sequence ATGGGTGTCGGTCGGGTTATTTGCGTGGCCCTGCCATTCATTCTCACTGTCGGTTCCCTCATCTTTCTCTTGGTGGCCGCGCTCGGTGGCGTCTCCAACAAGGACCTGTACATGTTCCGCGTCAACCTTACCGACTTGGAAATCAACCCTGCGTCGGTATCAAGTATAGTTTCGAGagacgtcaacgccgtcaGCTTCGGCAACTACCACGACCGCGCTCTTCTCACCGCCGACGGTGACAacgccatcaccaaggcTGCCACTGATGGCACGCAGACGAACAACATCACGGCCGCCGATCTCGGTCTCGACAACCTCTACGACATTACTCTCTGGGGCTACTGTACCACCGATTCCAACGGCGACAAGACTTGCACCAAGGCCAAGTTCGACTGGGCTGCCGACTACCTCAACACGTCAACCCTCGAGACCATTGGTACAGCCGCGGGCCGCAAGATTGAGCTCCCCGATGAGGTGACGACTGCCCTCTCGGCCTTCAAGACGGCCACCAAATGGACCCAGGTTGCCTACATCATCGCATTCATCGCCTTGGGTCTCGAGATCGTCTTTGGCATCTTTGCCAACTGCACCCGAGTCATGTCGTGCGTCaccttcctcgtcgcctcgGTCGCTTCCCTCGCCGtctgcgcctcggccgctttATCGACCGCCAtgtccgtcatcgtcgtcggcgccgtcgagggcagTGCTAAGTTCTATGGTGTTTCGGCCGGCTTCAACAACagcttcctcgccctcgtctgGATCTCGGCCGCTctggccctcggcgccggcttcttctggATGTTCACCATCTGTTGCTGCGCCCCGAACCAcaccaagaaggccaagcgcaacagcgacggcgagaagctcTTGCCCCAGACTGGCACCTACCAGCCTATCCAGGAGGAGAACGGCTACtacaagcagcagcaggccacgcAGTACGGTGCCCCCCGCTACGCCAGCGGCGCCCGTGGCGACATGGCCTACGAGCCTTACTCCCACCGCTCCTAA
- a CDS encoding Putative phosphoprotein phosphatase PPZ/Ppq1, whose translation MGNQPSKEGGHATGKGTGGDGTAENLKSYPSFGRSDTKDSSRSFKALRSKIPGSSKTDSPRNSVITSPTDEKSDAASVKSGKSAKSGVSRGRNDSAPSPTSPSGDVESPLDDSQPPPSPTQSSTIKSGIHDVSAAQASGEVDHVSDQPPCAGGSLNTHMQQPGKSILATKGGDGAATPVAKTVSTNSGDRQEGGVAMSEIKDIDLDDFIKRLLDAGYAGKVTKSVCLKNAEIVAICQRAREVFLSQPALLELDAPVKIVGDVHGQYTDILRMFEMCGFPPSSNYLCLGDYVDRGKQSLETILLLLCYKLKFPENFFLLRGNHECANVTRVYGFYDECKRRCNVKIWKTFIDCFNTLPIAAIVAGKIFCVHGGLSPALSHMDDIRNIARPTDVPDYGLLNDLLWSDPADMEQDWEANERGVSYCFGKRVILDFLATHDFDLICRAHMVVEDGYEFFNDRVLVTVFSAPNYCGEFDNWGAVMSVSNELLCSFELLKPLDSSALKSHIKKGRNKRQSMLNSPPAHVEPRSV comes from the exons ATGGGAAACCAGCCATCCAAAGAGGGCGGCCACGCGACTGGCAAAGGCACCGGCGGTGACGGCACCGCCGAAAACCTCAAGTCGTACCCTTCCTTTGGCAGGTCCGACACGAAGGACTCGTCGCGCTCGTTCAAGGCTCTTCGATCCAAGATTCCCGGCTCCAGCAAGACCGACAGCCCGAGAAACTCTGTCATCACATCCCCTACCGACGAAAAATCCGACGCCGCGTCAGTCAAGTCGGGGAAAAGCGCAAAATCCGGTGTCTCCCGAGGCCGCAATGACTCCGCCccttcgccgacgtcgccctcgggTGATGTTGAATCCCCGCTCGATGACTctcagccgccgccgtcccccACGCAGTCCAGCACCATCAAGAGCGGGATTCACGACGTGAGTGCCGCGCAGGCCTCGGGCGAGGTTGACCACGTCTCTGACCAGCCCCCATGTGCGGGGGGTAGCTTGAACACCCATATGCAGCAACCGGGCAAGTCCATCCTCGCTACAAagggcggtgacggcgccgccaccccTGTCGCGAAGACGGTGTCGACAAACTCGGGCGATAGACAAGAGGGGGGCGTGGCTATGAGCGAAATCAAGgacatcgacctcgacgacttcATCAAGCGGCTCCTCGATGCAGGCTATGCGGGCAAGGTCACCAAGAGCGTGTGCCTGAAGAATGCCGAGATCGTAGCCATCTGCCAACGAGCTCGCGAAGTGTTTCTTTCGCAGCCCGCCCTCCTGGAACTCGATGCCCCTGTCAAGATTGTCGGTGATGTTCATGGTCAATACACGGATATCCTCCGCATGTTTGAGATGTGCGGCTTTCCGCCTTCGTCCAACTACCTCTGCCTGGGTGATTACGTCGACCGCGGCAAGCAGTCACTCGAGACCATCCTTCTGTTGCTTTGCTACAAGCTCAAGTTCCCCGAGAACTTCTTCCTGTTGAGAGGAAACCACGAGTGTGCTAATGTCACCAGAGTCTACGGGTTCTACGACGAGTGCAAGCGCCGTTGCAACGTCAAGATCTGGAAGACGTTCATCGACTGCTTCAACACACTGCCCATTGCTGCCATCGTTGCCGGCAAGATATTTTGCGTCCACGGCGGTCTGTCGCCCGCTTTAAGCCACATGGACGACATCCGCAACATTGCCCGTCCCACCGACGTACCCGACTACGGCCTGCTCAACGATCTGTTGTGGTCTGACCCGGCCGATATGGAACAAGATTGGGAGGCCAACGAAAGAGGCGTAAGCTACTGCTTTGGCAAGAGAGTGATACTGGATTTTCTTGCGACGCACGATTTCGATCTAATTTGCCGAGCACACATGGTGGTTGAAGACGGGTACGAATTCTTCAACGATAGAGTCCTTGTCACAGTTTTCAGTGCCCCCAAC TACTGCGGTGAGTTTGACAACTGGGGTGCTGTCATGTCTGTGTCGAACGAGTTACTCTGCAGCTTTGAGCTGCTTAAGCCGTTGGACTCAAGTGCGTTGAAGAGCCACATCAAGAAGGGCAGAAACAAGAGGCAGAGCATGCTTAACAGTCCG CCTGCGCACGTCGAGCCACGAAGCGTTTGA
- a CDS encoding Putative aldolase-type TIM barrel, tRNA-dihydrouridine synthase, DUS-like, FMN-binding protein, producing the protein MENTASQIDESEQRAAKRLKVDDSAQPAELPAAEEQRAAIDEAYKQVEPVPASGNAGEKADAQMSDAPAMETKPADDGPSAVHTGDAPAQPKKDDRDVRRGQAPIKAEFLVYREGQAKEQDDIADDDAAEGRDQGNGRDSRDSRDTRDSRDKRDKKKREKGQNKERSFGHFDDALRLCNSRAYTPEFSPRDCKFGDRCNMLHDLRKYLKEGRREDLDTFEGKCPIFEKLGTCPSGWKCRFVKSHMREVDHEDGRKELILVDEPKDAKSGGEAPADAGREDLRPGVYNNTENQLKIDLSRKRVDFTETDKYITWMNKEARLGDEFHQRRKDQMTSTHEDLRAQFVDPPLKPSEKRKLYFGKETPALAPLTTQGNLPFRRLCVDLGAQLTYSEMALGLPLVQGVKNDWALMKAHESEISPPKVNPDSSSIVQGYENSRDLKFGAQISGSQAWHCVKSADLLNRYVPHLRLIDLNCGCPIDMVFKAGGGSALLEAHGKLERMVRGMNTVSGEIPITVKLRTGVRQNRPTATTILGKLAFGSRENRDRLGAPGCAAITLHGRSREQRYTKKADWGYIAECAAMIKSYNEQKDEITDTVREPDESTLPNAKDGRMFFLGNGDCYSHVEYYEHIDKAKVDTVMVGRGALVKPWLFEEIEKGQYLDKSATERLAYVEKFCRFGMEAWGTDELGIGFTRRFLLEWLSFAHRYVPLGLLEHLPPDLNDRPPAYHGRNDLETLLASKNYRDWIKISEMYLGPAHPNFNFQPKHKSHAYEAEG; encoded by the exons ATGGAGAACACAGCCTCTCAGATCGACGAGTCCGAGCAACGCGCAGCGAAGCGCCTTAAGGTGGACGACTCCGCGCAGCCTGCCGAGTTGCCCGCCGCTGAGGAGCAGCGTGCTGCCATTGACGAGGCTTACAAGCAAGTGGAGCCCGTCCCTGCCAGCGGCAACGCTGGTGAGAAGGCCGATGCTCAGATGAGCGATGCCCCTGCCATGGAGACGAAGCCAGCCGATGATGGCCCTAGTGCTGTCCATACCGGTGATGCGCCTGCACAAccgaagaaggacgacaGAGATGTGAGACGTGGCCAGGCTCCTATCAAGGCCGA GTTTCTGGTGTACAGAGAAGGCCAGGCGAAGGAGCAGGATGAcatcgccgacgatgatgcggCCGAGGGTCGCGATCAGGGCAATGGCAGAGATTCTCGCGACAGCCGCGATACTCGAGACAGCCGTGACAAGCGCGACAAGAAGAAACGTGAGAAGGGCCAGAACAAGGAGCGCAGCTTCGGTCAtttcgacgacgcccttcGCCTCTGCAACAGCCGTGCCTACACCCCCGAGTTCTCTCCTCGCGACTGCAAGTTCGGCGACAGGTGCAACATGCTTCACGACCTGCGCAAGTATCTCAAGGAGGGCCGTCGTGAGGACCTCGACACCTTTGAGGGCAAGTGCCCCATCttcgagaagctgggcacCTGCCCCTCCGGCTGGAAGTGCCGCTTCGTCAAGAGCCACATGAGGGAAGTCGATCACGAGGACGGCCGCAAGGAGCTGATCCTTGTCGATGAGCCCAAGGATGCCAAgtcgggcggcgaggccccCGCAGACGCCGGGCGCGAGGATCTCAGGCCAGGTGTCTACAACAATACGGAAAACCAGCTCAAGATTGATCTCAGCCGCAAGCGCGTTGACTTTACCGAGACGGACAAGTACATCACCTGGATGAACAAGGAGGCAAGACTGGGCGACGAGTTTCACCAGCGCCGCAAGGACCAAATGACTAGCACCCATGAGGACCTGCGTGCCCAGTTTGTCGACCCGCCCCTGAAGCCGTCCGAGAAGCGTAAGCTGTACTTTGGCAAGGAGACGCCCGCACTCGCCCCGCTGACCACCCAGGGCAACTTGCCCTTCCGCCGCCTCtgcgtcgacctcggcgcgcAGCTGACCTACTCGGAGATGGCTCTGGGCTTGCCCCTGGTGCAGGGAGTAAAGAACGATTGGGCGCTGATGAAGGCCCACGAGAGCGAGATCAGCCCGCCCAAGGTCAACccggacagcagcagcattgTCCAGGGCTACGAAAACTCCCGTGATCTCAAGTTCGGTGCGCAGATCTCGGGCAGCCAGGCCTGGCACTGCGTCAAGTCGGCCGATCTTCTCAACCGCTACGTCCCCCACTTGCGTCTCATCGACCTCAACTGCGGCTGCCCCATCGACATGGTCttcaaggccggcggcggctccgccctcctcgaggcccacgGCAAGCTCGAGCGTATGGTCCGCGGAATGAACACCGTGTCGGGCGAGATCCCCATCACGGTCAAGCTCCGTACGGGCGTCCGGCAGAACCGCCCGACGGCGACCACCATCCTCGGCAAGCTCGCCTTCGGCTCTCGCGAGAACCgcgaccgcctcggcgcccctggctgcgccgccatcaccctTCATGGCCGCAGCAGGGAGCAGCGGTACACCAAGAAGGCCGACTGGGGCTACATCGCCGAGTGCGCTGCCATGATCAAGTCGTACAACGAGCAAAAGGACGAGATCACCGACACGGTGCGCGAGCCCGACGAGTCGACGCTCCCCAACGCAAAAGACGGCCGCATGttcttcctcggcaacggcgactGCTACTCGCATGTTGAGTACTACGAGCACATtgacaaggccaaggtcgacaCCGTCATGGTCGGTCGTGGCGCCCTAGTCAAGCCCTGGCTGTTCGAAGAGATAGAAAAGGGTCAGTACCTCGACAAGTCGGCGACGGAGCGCCTCGCCTACGTCGAGAAGTTCTGCCGCTTCGGCATGGAGGCCTGGGGTACCGACGAGCTCGGTATCGGTTTCACGCGCCGCTTCTTGCTCGAGTGGCTCAGCTTCGCGCACCGCTACGTGcccctcggcctgctcgaacACCTTCCGCCCGACCTCAACGACCGCCCGCCCGCGTACCACGGCCGCAATGACCTCGAGACGCTCCTTGCCAGCAAGAACTATCGTGACTGGATCAAGATCAG CGAGATGTACCTGGGCCCGGCTCATCCCAACTTCAACTTCCAGCCCAAGCACAAGTCTCACGCCTACGAGGCGGAGGGCTAG